TAATGTTCAAGGCGGATAATACTTTACTTTGATCTGACTGAAGCCCTGCCCTTCAAAGTGGCTGTTTATGATGTGAATTTTACTGCATATCAATTGCAAATGCGTAATACTTGATAAAGAATTTTTTATTATATGTAAACAAAAAATATTAATATTTATATTTTTTTATTCGCAATTGATTTTGTATGCATGTTTTGATATTTTTATGCATAATAATGAGGAGGATGTCATGAGAACAACACTTGATTTGCCAGAGGAGTTATTGCAGGAGGCCATGCATGTTTCAGGCATAAACACTAAAACCAGAGTCATTATCAAGGCTTTGGAGGATTTGATCAGGAAGGAAACTATCTCGGAATTAAAGAATTACAAAGGCAAGATAGATCTGGATATTGACTTGAACGCTCTCAGGGAACGTAAATGTCGGTATTAGTTGATACTTCGGCATGGATTGATTATTTCAGGTCTGGTAATGACTTTCAAAAACTTGACTACCTGATTGAAGAGAACCTGGTCCTGATCAATGATCTAATTTTGGCTGAGCTGATACCATTTCTGAAAATCCGTAAGCAGAACAAAGTAATTAAGTGTTTGTGTACGGTTAAAAATCTGTCTTTGTCCATCAATTGGACTGAGCTCATTGAATACCAGTTTATATGCCTGCAAAATGGTATAAACGGTGTTGGAATACCTGACCTTATAATCGCTCAGAACGCAAAGCAGAACAGTTGTGGGATATACTCGTTGGATAACCATTTTGTTTTGATGAAAGATATTCTGGATGTTCAGGTCATTGCATAACATTTGAAATAACTGTCATGTGTTTACAAATGGATAGAAAAAGAAAGATAATAGTTTAGCCCTTTTCTAAGGAAAGCAGGGGACAGGCACCCCAGCCCTTGTTTTTTGTTGATGTAAAACACAGACTTAATAAAACAAGGGCTGGGAGAGCCAGTCCCCCTCCGGGCTGTATGCCTCCGGGCAGGAAGCCGTGCCACATGCAAATGGCTAAACTTTTACAAAGAAAGTTTACGCTGGTAATCCACCTAACCATGCCGACTATTTTGAACTATATCATAAAAAAGTCGTGACTATAATAAAGTAAGGTTTAAAAAAGTGACCAGTATGTAGATGGGATCCAAGTCAGAGAAGCGATCGCCCTGCTGCCAATTGTTCGTGTCTCTCCTGGAAAAAAGCAGTTTCCCCGTAGCATCAAGTTTATTCTGCTGCTATCGGTTTTTTCGGCCTCAAAATAATATTGTTTTGAATGCCTTTTTACCCATTATTCGATAAATGGAAAAATCCCGGTCAATAGTTGCAATTGTATTTATATCCATTTTTTCAGCCAGTAAGACAAGGCAAGAGTCTGCAAAATCCATTGGAA
The Desulfonatronovibrio magnus genome window above contains:
- a CDS encoding PIN domain-containing protein, coding for MSVLVDTSAWIDYFRSGNDFQKLDYLIEENLVLINDLILAELIPFLKIRKQNKVIKCLCTVKNLSLSINWTELIEYQFICLQNGINGVGIPDLIIAQNAKQNSCGIYSLDNHFVLMKDILDVQVIA
- a CDS encoding type II toxin-antitoxin system VapB family antitoxin; translation: MRTTLDLPEELLQEAMHVSGINTKTRVIIKALEDLIRKETISELKNYKGKIDLDIDLNALRERKCRY